One window of Hymenobacter sp. BRD128 genomic DNA carries:
- a CDS encoding DUF805 domain-containing protein: protein MAALFLDAVIDPSPDGVGLLYGLYSLALLIPSLAVGVRRLHDVGKSGFFMLIAFVPLVGAIWLLVLFCTEGTRGDNEYGPDPKAVLAY from the coding sequence CGACCCTTCGCCCGATGGCGTAGGTCTTCTCTACGGTCTCTACTCGCTGGCGTTGCTCATTCCCAGCCTCGCCGTGGGGGTGCGGCGGCTGCACGATGTGGGCAAGAGCGGCTTTTTTATGCTCATTGCCTTTGTGCCCCTGGTAGGCGCTATCTGGCTGCTCGTGCTATTCTGCACCGAAGGCACCCGGGGTGATAATGAATACGGCCCCGACCCCAAAGCCGTGCTGGCTTACTAG
- the lpdA gene encoding dihydrolipoyl dehydrogenase, whose translation MNQYDVTVIGSGPGGYVAAIRCAQLGLKTALIEKYPTLGGTCLNVGCIPSKALLDSTEHYHNAHTTFKEHGIELENLQVNMNQMIDRKNGVVKANVDGIAYLMKKNKIDVLRGVGSFVDKNHISIAPTEGGEAQQIETKNVIIATGSKPTVLPFIQQDKQRIITSTEALNIREVPKHLIVIGGGVIGLEMASVYARVGAKVSVVEFTDSLIPTMDLALGKELKRILGKIGIEFYLGHKVTSATRAGDTVTVTATTPKGEELKLEGDYCLVAVGRAPYTAGLNLEAAGVAMEERGRIKVDAHLQTNVPGIYAIGDVVRGAMLAHKAEEEGTFVAETIAGQKPHINYLLIPGVVYTWPEVAGVGFTEEQLKQEGRAYKVGSFPFKASGRARASMDTDGFVKVLADKTTDEILGVHMIGPRIADLIAEAVTAMEFRASAEDVARMSHAHPTYAEAMKEACLAATENRAIHM comes from the coding sequence ATGAATCAATACGACGTTACCGTTATCGGCTCGGGGCCGGGCGGCTATGTGGCGGCCATTCGCTGCGCTCAGCTAGGGCTCAAAACTGCCCTCATCGAGAAATACCCTACCCTGGGCGGCACCTGCCTCAACGTGGGCTGCATCCCGAGCAAGGCCCTGCTCGACAGCACCGAGCACTACCACAATGCCCACACTACATTCAAAGAGCACGGCATTGAGCTGGAAAACCTGCAGGTGAACATGAACCAGATGATAGACCGTAAAAACGGCGTCGTGAAGGCCAATGTGGACGGTATCGCCTACCTGATGAAAAAGAATAAAATCGACGTGCTGCGGGGAGTCGGTTCGTTTGTCGATAAGAACCATATCAGTATCGCGCCCACCGAGGGCGGCGAGGCGCAGCAGATTGAAACCAAGAACGTCATCATCGCCACTGGCTCCAAGCCTACGGTGCTGCCATTCATTCAGCAAGACAAGCAGCGCATTATCACCAGCACCGAGGCGCTGAATATTCGCGAAGTGCCCAAGCACCTTATCGTGATTGGCGGCGGCGTGATTGGCCTCGAAATGGCCTCGGTGTACGCCAGGGTCGGCGCCAAGGTGAGCGTAGTCGAATTTACCGATAGCCTCATTCCGACGATGGACCTGGCGCTGGGTAAGGAGCTGAAGCGTATTCTGGGCAAAATCGGCATCGAGTTTTACCTCGGCCACAAAGTAACCAGCGCCACCCGCGCCGGCGATACCGTGACCGTGACCGCCACCACGCCCAAGGGCGAGGAGCTGAAGCTGGAAGGCGACTACTGCCTCGTGGCCGTGGGCCGCGCGCCCTACACGGCCGGCCTCAACCTCGAAGCCGCCGGCGTGGCGATGGAAGAGCGCGGCCGCATCAAGGTCGATGCGCACCTGCAAACCAACGTGCCCGGCATCTACGCCATCGGCGACGTGGTGCGCGGCGCCATGCTCGCCCACAAGGCCGAGGAAGAAGGCACCTTCGTGGCCGAAACCATCGCGGGCCAGAAGCCGCACATCAACTACCTGCTTATTCCCGGCGTGGTGTATACCTGGCCCGAGGTGGCCGGCGTGGGCTTCACCGAGGAGCAGCTCAAGCAGGAAGGCCGCGCCTACAAGGTGGGCTCATTCCCCTTCAAGGCTAGCGGCCGCGCCCGCGCCAGCATGGACACCGATGGCTTCGTGAAGGTGCTGGCTGACAAGACGACTGACGAAATTCTGGGCGTGCATATGATAGGCCCGCGCATCGCCGACCTCATCGCCGAGGCCGTGACGGCCATGGAGTTCCGCGCCTCGGCTGAGGATGTGGCCCGCATGAGCCATGCCCACCCCACGTATGCGGAGGCCATGAAAGAAGCTTGCCTGGCGGCTACCGAGAACCGGGCTATTCATATGTAA
- a CDS encoding carboxypeptidase-like regulatory domain-containing protein, protein MKLTATPFDPQTGELLPVYRDAYLRGDLARTSAQAVEAYLHRDAGQAHSTVTRWHELQADDAPAAPSWVQQQLVFIREQPQRFRRRALSLVTVSALLAGVSMAATNRPSNVLPVTKLAVPGTVPAVASLEAAVAPAAARTVLVHGRILNEKGLPLAGATVLRKGTAQGTSTDAQGNYSLRVPADGQATLQYGYGGYTEQEVAATQAKAGEAVTLQPRALKRRHWLFF, encoded by the coding sequence ATGAAGCTCACGGCTACCCCCTTTGACCCACAAACTGGCGAGCTGCTGCCCGTGTACCGCGATGCCTACCTGCGCGGCGACCTGGCCCGTACCTCGGCCCAGGCCGTGGAGGCCTACCTGCACCGCGATGCCGGCCAGGCTCACTCGACCGTAACGCGCTGGCACGAATTGCAGGCCGACGATGCTCCCGCTGCCCCCAGCTGGGTGCAGCAGCAGCTCGTTTTTATCCGCGAGCAGCCCCAGCGCTTTCGCCGCCGCGCCCTTAGCCTGGTGACGGTGAGCGCCTTGCTGGCCGGCGTGAGCATGGCCGCCACCAACCGCCCATCCAATGTGCTGCCGGTGACCAAGCTGGCGGTGCCCGGCACCGTGCCCGCCGTGGCTAGCCTGGAGGCCGCCGTGGCCCCGGCCGCCGCCCGCACCGTACTCGTGCACGGCCGCATTCTGAATGAGAAAGGGCTGCCGCTGGCCGGGGCTACCGTGCTGCGCAAGGGCACGGCCCAGGGCACCAGCACCGATGCCCAAGGCAACTACTCGCTGCGCGTGCCCGCCGATGGCCAGGCCACGCTGCAATACGGCTACGGTGGCTACACCGAGCAGGAGGTAGCGGCCACCCAAGCGAAAGCTGGTGAGGCCGTCACGCTCCAGCCCCGGGCGCTCAAGCGCCGCCACTGGCTGTTTTTCTAA
- a CDS encoding Crp/Fnr family transcriptional regulator — protein MSRFISPNCHSCPSRQSPLLGSCLLEELEFIATTKSAQFYHKGQTIYQQGSQALGMHCIHQGKVKLAKVGGDGKEHITRLARHGDVLGFRALLGGGHYTSSAVALDDCVVCFIPRPDVLRLIQSNRQFANTLLQLLATGLGEAEEQLLRLAYKPVRERLAEALLLVRRTFDSAAVPGEPYTLALSREDLAALVGTAKETVSRLLTEYKDAGIVATRGSLIRLLDEAQLQAISTRYD, from the coding sequence ATGAGCCGTTTCATCTCCCCGAACTGTCATTCGTGCCCTAGTCGCCAAAGCCCGCTGCTAGGGTCTTGCCTGCTGGAAGAGCTGGAATTTATCGCCACTACCAAGTCGGCGCAGTTCTACCACAAGGGCCAGACAATTTACCAGCAGGGCAGCCAGGCGCTGGGAATGCACTGCATTCACCAGGGTAAGGTGAAGCTGGCCAAGGTGGGTGGCGACGGAAAGGAGCATATTACGCGCCTGGCGCGCCACGGCGATGTGCTGGGCTTTCGGGCGCTGCTGGGCGGCGGGCACTATACCAGCTCGGCCGTGGCCCTCGACGACTGCGTGGTATGTTTTATTCCGCGGCCTGATGTGCTGCGCCTCATTCAGTCCAACCGGCAGTTTGCCAACACCTTATTGCAACTGCTGGCCACTGGCCTGGGCGAAGCCGAAGAGCAGCTGCTGCGCCTGGCCTACAAGCCCGTGCGCGAGCGCTTGGCCGAGGCCCTGCTGCTGGTGCGCCGCACCTTCGACTCGGCCGCCGTGCCGGGCGAGCCCTATACGCTGGCCCTCTCGCGCGAGGACCTGGCTGCTCTGGTGGGCACGGCCAAGGAAACCGTGAGCCGCCTGCTCACCGAGTACAAAGACGCGGGTATCGTGGCCACGCGCGGCAGCCTGATAAGGCTACTCGATGAGGCGCAGCTGCAAGCCATCTCTACGCGCTATGACTGA
- the odhB gene encoding 2-oxoglutarate dehydrogenase complex dihydrolipoyllysine-residue succinyltransferase, with protein sequence MPTEIKIPAVGESITEVTIAKWLKKDGEAVKRDEVIAELESDKATFELPAEADGILKILVAEGETIGIGTAIAQLDGAGAGNGQAAPAPTASPAAASADPVSQGEQNPQASDQSGYGGTPADRPDSDPATPGAPTPAAASPAANGGGAVEMKIPAVGESITEVTVAKWLKPDGAQVSRDEVIAELESDKATFELPAEGSGTLRHAVKEGETIGIGALIARIEGGSGAAAAPAPAASAPAATVPAAAPQPAGSGASTYATGVPSPAAGKILGEKGINPADVAGSGRDGRITKEDAQNAQAKPAAPAPQAAPAAASPAAPAAPAGERGQRRERMSNLRKTVARRLVAVKNETAMLTTFNEVNMQPIMDLRTKFKDKFKEKNGVNLGFMSFFTKAVCVALQEWPAVNAYIDGDSIVYSDFCDISIAVSAPKGLVVPVIRNAEKLSFDGIEKEVVRLAGLARDNKLTIEQMTGGTFTITNGGIFGSMLSTPIINAPQSAILGMHNIIQRPIAENGQVVIRPMMYLALSYDHRLIDGRESVSFLVRVKELLEDPTRLLLGV encoded by the coding sequence ATGCCCACCGAAATTAAAATTCCCGCCGTCGGCGAATCCATCACCGAAGTCACGATTGCCAAGTGGCTGAAAAAAGACGGCGAGGCCGTGAAGCGCGACGAGGTAATCGCCGAGCTGGAATCAGACAAGGCTACCTTCGAGCTGCCCGCCGAGGCCGATGGCATCCTTAAAATACTGGTGGCAGAAGGCGAAACCATTGGCATTGGCACGGCTATCGCGCAGCTCGACGGCGCGGGTGCGGGCAACGGTCAGGCCGCCCCGGCGCCTACCGCTAGCCCCGCCGCTGCCTCCGCCGACCCGGTTTCGCAAGGTGAACAAAACCCGCAGGCCAGCGACCAGAGCGGCTACGGCGGCACGCCCGCCGACCGCCCCGACAGCGACCCGGCCACGCCCGGCGCACCCACCCCAGCCGCCGCTAGCCCCGCTGCGAACGGTGGGGGAGCGGTCGAAATGAAAATTCCCGCCGTAGGTGAGTCTATCACCGAAGTGACGGTGGCCAAGTGGCTGAAGCCCGATGGTGCCCAGGTGAGCCGCGACGAGGTTATTGCCGAGCTGGAGTCAGACAAAGCTACCTTTGAGTTGCCCGCCGAAGGCAGCGGTACGCTGCGCCACGCCGTGAAGGAAGGCGAAACCATCGGTATCGGCGCGCTTATCGCCCGCATTGAGGGTGGTAGCGGCGCTGCCGCTGCGCCGGCACCGGCGGCTAGCGCGCCGGCCGCAACGGTGCCGGCTGCCGCACCGCAGCCGGCTGGCAGCGGGGCTAGTACCTACGCTACCGGTGTGCCCTCGCCGGCTGCTGGTAAAATCCTGGGTGAGAAAGGCATTAACCCCGCCGACGTAGCCGGCTCGGGCCGCGATGGCCGTATTACTAAGGAAGACGCCCAGAATGCCCAGGCCAAGCCCGCCGCCCCTGCTCCGCAAGCCGCCCCGGCCGCCGCTAGCCCTGCCGCGCCAGCAGCCCCGGCCGGCGAGCGCGGCCAGCGCCGCGAGCGCATGAGCAATCTGCGCAAGACCGTAGCCCGCCGCCTGGTAGCGGTGAAGAATGAAACGGCCATGCTCACCACCTTCAACGAGGTGAATATGCAGCCTATCATGGACCTGCGCACCAAGTTCAAGGACAAGTTTAAGGAGAAAAACGGCGTGAACCTGGGCTTTATGTCCTTCTTTACCAAGGCCGTGTGCGTGGCCCTGCAGGAGTGGCCGGCCGTGAACGCCTACATCGACGGCGACAGCATCGTGTACTCTGATTTCTGCGACATCAGCATTGCCGTATCGGCCCCCAAAGGCCTCGTGGTACCGGTTATCCGCAATGCTGAGAAGCTGAGCTTCGACGGCATCGAGAAAGAAGTGGTGCGCCTGGCCGGGCTAGCCCGCGACAATAAGCTCACCATCGAGCAGATGACGGGCGGCACATTCACCATTACCAACGGCGGTATTTTCGGCTCGATGCTGAGCACGCCCATTATCAACGCCCCACAGTCGGCCATTCTGGGCATGCACAACATCATTCAGCGTCCCATCGCCGAAAACGGTCAGGTGGTTATCCGCCCCATGATGTACTTGGCCCTGAGCTACGACCACCGCCTCATCGACGGCCGCGAGTCGGTGTCGTTCCTGGTGCGGGTAAAGGAACTCCTCGAAGACCCCACGCGCCTGCTGCTTGGTGTTTAG
- a CDS encoding 2-oxoglutarate dehydrogenase E1 component produces the protein MDTYSYIANADAAAIETLYQAYQNNPESVDFGWRKFFEGFDFSQQFPEGAPVVPGAKGATNGAAATNGSAPRTAASPAPGPVPQPDDYGVLNTEASTNNAPGLAQGAVAGDKETAVRNLIQAFRSRGHLRAKTNPVRERKDRQARLNLADFGLSDSDLDIKFRQGEDLGLGQGATLREIVAALTSIYAGTVGFEYTYIRDPKVLDWFQQKAEHGALAFNPDVEYKKRILKKLNEAVVFENFLHTKFLGQKRFSLEGGETTIPALDAIINRAAELGVKEMMIGMAHRGRLNVLANIMGKTYEQIFSEFEGTATPDLTMGDGDVKYHMGYSSEVTATNGEKVNLKLAPNPSHLEAVNPVVEGFVRAKIEHQYGGDYHQILPILIHGDAALAGQGIGYEVTQMSQLEGYKTGGTIHFVINNQVGFTTDFEDARSSIYSTDLAKIIDAPVIHVNGDDPEAVVFAVRLATEYRQQFHADIFIDMVCYRRHGHNESDEPKFTQPTLYNVISKHPNPREVYNATLVKRGDVDAELANQMDREFRDTLQARLDQVKQQPLPYKYQALENEWRTLRRSTNEDFEQSPETGISAETVERVAKALTTIPDNFRPIKQIDNLLKERRKMFYETRVLNWAAGELLAYGSLMSENHTVRVSGQDVQRGTFSHRHAVLHDAETSAPYNSLNHLEGEHQQLNIYNSLLSEYAVLGFEFGYAMANPTALVIWEAQFGDFANGAQTMIDQFVVSSESKWQRMNGIVMQLPHGYEGQGPEHSNARPERFLQLAAENNIVVANITTPANFFHALRRQLTWSFRKPLVVMSPKSMLRNPLAVSPIEDFTSGRFQEVLGDGFADAKKVKRVLLCSGKVYYDLLDEQQQSDRKDVAIVRLEQLHPFPKKQLDVELAKYPKAKVYWVQEEPENMGYWNYLLRFMRRDLEDVVARKPSASPATGYNKVHVKEQKEIVARAFDKPREAVADEQIKETNAVAKTLD, from the coding sequence CTATATCGCCAACGCCGACGCGGCGGCCATCGAAACGCTGTATCAGGCGTATCAGAATAACCCCGAATCGGTCGATTTTGGCTGGCGTAAGTTCTTTGAGGGATTTGACTTTTCGCAGCAGTTCCCCGAAGGCGCGCCCGTGGTGCCCGGCGCCAAAGGTGCCACTAACGGTGCGGCTGCCACCAACGGCAGCGCCCCCAGAACCGCCGCTAGCCCCGCGCCTGGCCCCGTGCCCCAGCCCGACGACTACGGTGTGCTGAATACTGAAGCCTCGACCAACAACGCGCCGGGCCTAGCCCAGGGCGCCGTGGCCGGCGACAAGGAAACGGCCGTGCGCAACCTCATTCAGGCGTTTCGTAGCCGCGGCCACCTGCGCGCCAAAACCAACCCCGTGCGCGAGCGCAAAGACCGCCAGGCCCGCCTCAATCTGGCCGATTTTGGCCTGAGCGACAGCGACCTGGATATTAAGTTTCGCCAGGGTGAGGACCTGGGCCTGGGCCAGGGCGCCACGCTGCGCGAGATAGTGGCGGCGCTCACGAGCATTTATGCTGGCACGGTGGGCTTCGAGTACACCTACATCCGCGACCCAAAAGTGCTCGACTGGTTTCAGCAGAAAGCCGAGCACGGTGCGCTAGCCTTCAACCCCGATGTGGAGTACAAGAAGCGCATTCTCAAGAAGCTGAACGAGGCGGTGGTATTTGAGAACTTCTTGCATACCAAGTTCTTGGGCCAGAAGCGCTTCTCGCTGGAAGGCGGCGAAACGACTATTCCTGCCCTCGACGCTATCATCAACCGCGCTGCCGAATTGGGGGTGAAGGAAATGATGATTGGCATGGCCCACCGTGGCCGCCTCAATGTGCTGGCTAATATCATGGGCAAGACCTATGAGCAGATTTTCAGCGAGTTTGAAGGCACGGCTACCCCTGACCTCACTATGGGCGACGGCGACGTGAAGTACCACATGGGCTACTCGTCGGAAGTGACGGCTACTAACGGTGAGAAAGTAAACCTGAAGCTAGCCCCAAACCCCTCGCACCTGGAGGCCGTGAACCCGGTAGTGGAAGGCTTCGTGCGGGCCAAGATTGAGCACCAGTACGGCGGCGACTACCACCAGATTTTGCCCATTCTCATCCACGGCGACGCGGCCCTGGCGGGCCAGGGCATCGGCTACGAGGTGACGCAGATGTCGCAGCTCGAAGGCTACAAGACGGGCGGCACGATTCACTTCGTGATTAACAACCAAGTGGGCTTTACCACTGATTTTGAAGATGCCCGCTCGTCGATTTACTCGACTGACCTAGCTAAGATTATCGACGCGCCGGTAATTCACGTGAACGGCGACGACCCGGAGGCGGTGGTATTTGCGGTGCGGCTAGCCACGGAGTACCGGCAGCAGTTCCACGCCGATATTTTTATCGACATGGTATGCTACCGCCGCCACGGCCACAACGAGTCGGACGAGCCCAAGTTCACGCAGCCCACGCTCTACAACGTCATCTCGAAGCACCCCAACCCGCGCGAGGTCTACAACGCCACGCTCGTGAAGCGCGGCGACGTAGATGCCGAGCTAGCCAACCAGATGGACCGCGAATTCCGCGACACCCTGCAGGCCCGCCTCGACCAAGTGAAGCAGCAGCCGCTGCCTTATAAGTACCAGGCGCTGGAAAACGAGTGGCGTACCCTGCGCCGCTCGACCAACGAAGACTTTGAGCAGTCGCCCGAAACCGGCATTTCGGCCGAAACGGTGGAGCGCGTGGCGAAGGCACTGACGACCATTCCCGACAATTTCCGGCCCATTAAGCAGATTGATAATTTGCTGAAGGAGCGCCGCAAAATGTTCTATGAAACGCGCGTGCTCAACTGGGCGGCGGGCGAACTGCTGGCCTACGGCTCGTTGATGAGCGAAAACCACACGGTGCGCGTGAGCGGCCAGGATGTGCAGCGCGGCACCTTCTCGCACCGCCACGCGGTGCTGCACGACGCCGAAACGTCGGCGCCCTACAACTCGCTCAACCATCTGGAAGGCGAGCATCAGCAGTTAAACATTTACAACTCACTGCTGAGCGAGTACGCGGTGCTAGGCTTCGAATTTGGCTACGCCATGGCCAACCCCACGGCGCTGGTGATTTGGGAGGCGCAGTTTGGCGACTTTGCCAACGGCGCGCAGACCATGATTGACCAGTTTGTGGTGAGCAGCGAGAGTAAGTGGCAGCGCATGAATGGCATCGTGATGCAGCTGCCCCACGGCTACGAAGGCCAGGGTCCCGAGCACTCCAACGCCCGCCCCGAGCGCTTTTTGCAGCTAGCCGCCGAAAACAACATCGTGGTGGCCAACATCACGACGCCGGCCAACTTCTTCCACGCCCTGCGCCGGCAGCTGACGTGGAGCTTCCGCAAGCCACTGGTGGTGATGTCGCCCAAGTCGATGCTGCGCAACCCGCTGGCCGTGTCGCCCATTGAAGACTTCACGAGCGGGCGCTTTCAGGAGGTGCTCGGCGATGGCTTTGCTGATGCCAAGAAGGTGAAGCGCGTGCTGCTGTGCTCGGGCAAGGTCTACTACGACCTGCTCGATGAGCAGCAGCAGTCGGACCGCAAAGACGTGGCCATCGTGCGCCTCGAGCAGCTGCACCCCTTCCCCAAAAAGCAGCTCGACGTGGAGCTAGCCAAGTACCCCAAGGCCAAGGTATACTGGGTACAGGAAGAGCCCGAAAACATGGGCTACTGGAACTACCTGCTGCGCTTTATGCGCCGCGACCTCGAAGACGTGGTGGCGCGCAAGCCCTCGGCCTCGCCCGCCACGGGCTACAACAAAGTGCACGTGAAGGAGCAGAAGGAAATCGTAGCCCGCGCCTTCGACAAGCCCCGCGAAGCCGTGGCCGACGAGCAGATTAAGGAAACCAACGCCGTCGCTAAGACGCTCGACTAG